GAAGCTGCGATTCCTTCCCTCCCCGACAGAGGCAGGGGCACAAGCCCAGAGACCGGCTGCCAAGGGGCCAAACTCAGCGGGGCTGGAAGTGGGTCCGAGGGGCGGGGGTTGGGTTTCAGTTCTTGGGAAACTGAGGCGTCACGGGCACCCACACTCAATCCAGGGGCCGCTGGAGTCTGGGAGTTTCAagcacggggggtggggggcagggggcgctaaAGCACCTCCCACCGCCCAGCCGAAAGCCCCGTTTTAGCCCCGCTCCTTGGGCCAGGAGGGCACCGATGACAGAGCAGCAGCACTTCcgtcccggggtggggggggggctctgcagcccACCCGCCCTGGCCAAGGCGGGGCAGGGCCCTAGGCAGCAGGCCAGTGAGCTGGGTCTCTGGTGGGCAGGAAAGGGGCGTACGGGTCCTGGCAGCACACAGCAGGTGCTAGCAGGGCTGAGTCCTCCGCTGACACCCGGCCTCTGCCAAGCGGGGGGCCTGCTCGCTGGGGGTGCAGCTGAACCCCTGCCCCGTCACTGCGGCAAGTCTCCCCGCTGCACGGAGCCAGCAACGCCGCTGCCATCGGCGCAGGCCCATCCCCGCCCCGGGACGTGTGCCGCCCCGCTCTCCTGTGCCACTAGAGGGCACCAGCCACACAGCGCGCTCACGCCGGCGCTGGCTACGGAACGGTGTAGGGAtcacatattaatgtattgaaaatgattccccaaatggaagtgaccccccataatttgttccccacaacttaaagtgtttagatttattattaattcttattattattagttaaaaatgttaaatgtttagatttatgattattattgcccctttagaatataatgtattaggtcatgtaacttagaactgttaagaatataatcctatgtaaccagaaacagcccccccctctgtgccccagggcatgctccagcttgtgcaaggggctgcttgaaattgacattgcagagatacattgtaacaatgcattgtcaagccactaactctgctctgggagccaagccctgtaattgaccaagggcattgttacttaattgacgcctgttctctttaaaacattgtaactttactcagcactcggagaatgttttaagcaaaaccacccagaaactttcgtaactacaacttttattattatacaaaatactgtacgAATGTaggagagagtgcttggacgatgagtgaatggttctgagaggtgccagcctgagaatacagcaacaaagggctgaagaaggcgtcaggtgccagtgcaaccaaaaggtgtcaagtggagaaaaccaagtactggaggtccaccccatgagatcactgacgagcacctggcagccaccctggagacatcagcatgacgcagcaattcccatagactggcataggaagaaatccctataagaactggactaaaaaactatggagtcagagtccaaggttctgctgccagcccaccaggagcttcagatgcgcatctgatcaggacttcgctccccactcccatcacttgtgtacagaatacctggccagtgtTCTggcacaagcaacttccaggctgggaactatacacagaacttgaatgaatggttgtgtgtgtgtgtgtgtgtgtgtgtgtaaaagtgtataagggttaagtagtgttaggaataagtagttaaacaacgttgtttgcttctatcttttctttatttttttattattatctttacaataaatgtggctttttgccttgtccccctcataagatcctgcttgcttttatttgctaCAACAACTGCCCTGACGCTATCACCCCGGTGTGGCCCAGACCGTCCCCCTgcgcccaggcaggggctgcaggggcagaaCCGGTTCCCTGAAACTGTCGCCCCCAGGCAGAGCTGGTTAGAGGCAGGAAGAGGAAATGCTGCGACTGCGtcgacccgcccccccccgggcgaCAACCCCAGGCCAGACCACTTGGGCTTGGGTTCCAATGAGGAACGAGCCCCCCTCCCCGGATTGTTTCAGGGGCTATTTTTAAGGCTCCAGAGAACGGAAGTTGGTCCGGGGCGAGTTTGGGGGATTTCGTTTTGCCGGAAATTTCCACATTTGGGGGTTTCCCCTCCCCGTTACTAAACGGGACAGACGCTTCCAAACTCCCGGCGCTTCCCAGAGACCCCGGCGGCGCCCGCGGCGGCTTGCACTTACCCCCCCAGCATCTCCTTGGTGTTGATGCTGAACATGCTGTTCACGGTCCCGGATTTGAGGGCGACGATGCGATGGGTGAAGGGAGCGGGCGGCGGAGGGACATCGTCTGCGGAGACAAGGCACTTGGGAGCACTCGGCCATGCGCCAACGCGCCCCAGCCTAGAGGCCcaggagagccccaggaagctgccccccctcgctcccggcTGGTGGAACGAGAGCTTCTCCAGCGCACGGGCAGAGGCCGGCACCTAGTGGCAAAGAGCCGGTACCGCCTGCAGCCAGCGCTCCACAGCCTCCCAGGCCTGTCCCTTCGCTGCGCCCCTGCTGTATAAATAGCCACGAGTGCCACCCCCCCCGCAAGGCGCTCGACAATAAGTCACGAGGGAACCAAGCCCAGCAACAGCTCCGATGGCGTTCAGAACCCTGCCAGACCCCGCTGGAGCCCGCCGGGTCCtctcagcccccccagttcctctCTGGCTGCCAACCCCTCCGTAAGCCACAGCTccccctggccctgctctgccctcccggGCCGACAGCTCCTGGCCCTGAGCGCCCCCGTCCAACCCGGCAACCCCACTGCGCCCAGCCCGGGCCCAGCCCCTTGCCACCGGCACTGCCAGCCAGCGCCACGCTGCCCTAGCCAACGCAGGGGGGCCAAGCTCGGAGCAACACGTCCCAGGGAGCTCTTggggctcctgccctgctccgaGCCCCCCAGAGAGGCTCTCGCTCAGCTCGAGCGCGCACAGCAGCGGAGACACGCCAGGCGCCAGGCTTCCATCATGGCCGCAGGATCCCGGCGCGGGGACAGGGCAGCCCCGCGGAAAGGGAACCAGAAGCCGGAGCACCGTTGGTGGGCAGACTGGGGACCCCGGCACCCCGGCTGCCTTACCCAGGATCTGGAAAGGGTCCTCTTTCCCGAAGTCTGGCGTGAGGTAGGGGCTGGGCGGCGGCTCCATTTCCTCGTCCGGCAGAGGCGGCTGGTGCCCGGCCGTTCCGGGGCTGGCCGAGGCGGGATGCGGCTGCTCCGTGGAGctgggttccgcagggatctCATCTGAAGCGGGCTGGGGTAAGGGGCCCAAGCTGGGGGGCTCGGCGAGCGTCACGTCCCCAGTGCTGCTAGCTGGGCAGGGCTCCCCGCTTGCGGGGGTTTCCTCTAGACGGCTCTGGTCTCCGGGGGCATCGGAAGCCGGGCCAGGCACCTCGGCTAGGCTGGGCTCTGCCGGCAACGCACTGGCTTCTTCGGCGGGAGTCGCTGGGCCCtgcgggctcttctccgcgcctGCTGCTGGGGCCTCCTCTGCCGCCGTGGCCTCCTCAGTGGCTGGGGCCGCCTCAGCTGCCGTGGCCTCCTCTGCCGTTGTGGCCTCCTCAGTGGCTGGGGCCGCCTCAGCTGCCGTGGCCTCCTCAGTGGCTGGGGCCGCCTCAGCTGCCGTGGCCTCCTCAGCTAGCGGGGCCTCCTCAGCTACCCACAGCTGCTCCTCGGGCCTGAGCGGGAGAGGTAGGGTGAGCCTGGTACGCCCGACTCACCCCGCCTCGAACCCCTCTTACGAGggacccagctgcctgcccaggtCCTCACGCCACAGGTAGGGGAGGCCAAGCAGGTGAGCAGAAGGGGATCCCTTCCCAGAGGCGGGGTCCCTCGgggtagctccgcccccaggagctgcagggcggAGCCCCAGGGAAGCATGTCCCCAAGAGGCTGGGCTCTCGGAAAAGCTCCCGGGGCGGAAGCACAGGCTGCCCCTCCCGCGAGGGGACCCGTCTCCGCACCCCCAGCCAAGGGGCCTCTGGCCTGGCGCCTGCAGACCCTGCGACCCAGGCACTTGGAGGCCCGGGGTGCAGAGCACGGTGGAAGATCTAAGGGGACCCCGGCATCAGGCGCTAAGCCAGAGGCTCCCCGATCTACAGGGCCAGCCCCCCAAGCTGCCTGGGAGAGAGCTCCCCAGAGGTTACCTCTGGCTGCTgacggggcagctcaggctccgctggggtgctgggggctgaGGCTGGCGCTGGTGTTCCGGCCCCGCCGTGGCCGCTgctttctccttggcctgtggCCCCTTCTCTCCGggctctgcctcttctccttcACTGGCTGGGGGCTGCGAGGTTGCTGGGGCCGACGGGCCGGTGCCGCTCTCTGCTCCGCCGGGCGCCGCGCCCTCCTGCACGCTGGGGCCCGGCCCCGAACTctggcccagcagcgccccctccGGAGGCACCGTGGCAGTGCCCGACGGCCCTGCGGTGCCCTCCAAACCCTGGGGCATCTCCGCGGGCTCTGGTGAGGCTTCTGCACAGGGAGAAAGACAGTAGCTCCccggctccagctgccccccatgGGATCTGCCTCTGACCCCGGGGAGAGAGCCACCGGCCCAGATCCTGGCTCGCAGCTGCCCTCCGTGAGGAAGGCAGGTCCCACGGCTCAGAGCCCGTCCTCGAGAGACCGGCAGCCCGGGGGCTCCCTTCTCactccccagctgctggctcccgGCCCCACAGGGACGGCCTGGTGCCTGGGGAGCCTGGCTTCTCCTGCAACAAGGGGTGGCTGGGCATCTGGTGGGGCCAGAGGGACGCCCTGTCACACACATGGGGCCGGGCCCTTGCCCTCGCTGGCGAGGCCTGGTTCAGAGCAGAGCCGTGCCCCCCACCCAGGCACCCGGACAAAAGAGTCTCCCACAAGCATCTACCATGGCGCAGAGCAACCCAGGCTGGCGAGGGGCTGCAGGTGCGGCTTTCACGTCAGCGGCCGCAGGATGGTCCCCACCAAGTCCGTCTCCCGGGTCAGGGCAGCGCTGCTCAGACGTGCGGGCTGGGCCACCGGAGCCACCGCAGCGCTgggaggggcggcggggggagcacacggcccacggccccctccctgcacacaccTTTGCCTTGCGGGCACGTCCCtcgagcagtggcagtggggaaaTTGCGGCGTGCAAGAaaagcagcagaatctggcaaccgtGTGGAACCCAAGCACCTCACAGGCCGGGCCCCGAGCCCCGCTGGGTGGCCTGCGGCTGGGGGCTGCCCTACAAAAAGCCGCCTGGAGCCCCGGGacccccctgctgccactgggctgAGCCTCCCCCGCACCTCTCGGAGCCCAGGGAATTCAGAGGGGCTCAAAGCCCCTGGCCCGGCTCACCAGCGCTAGTGCCCGTCACCGGGGGCTTTGCTCACAAGCCGCAGCCTGGCACGAGCGTGGGGTGCGCAGCCCAAGGCCCGGCCATGGGGCAcagctgccctcctggcaggggctggggaggggccggagcagGGCCGCTCCGGATGGCTAGCGGGGTGCCCGGCGCGCCCAGAAGGgcagcagacccccccccccccccgcggagctgcaggggggcagcagcagcacctgtcgCGGCGGATCTGCCGCAGGGAAGGAGCCGGCCCGGCCCGCGGGTCGCTTACCTGGTGCCCCGCTCTGCAGCGGGCGCTCGGGGCTCCCTTCCGCCGCGTCCATGGGGAGCGCGAGTCCTAGCCCCGCCGCGCCATGCCCTAGAGGGGCGGGAATGGCACCTGCTAAGGAGCCCgccaggctgggagccgggggcgCGCGAGGCCTTTGCTGGGCAGCCCGGCCGGCCGCGGGGAGCAGGGCCCGAGACGCGGGGGCGCAGCGGGCCGGTTACCCGGGGTCCCCGTTGCAGCGGGCGGTCAGAGCTGGCGCGGCAGCCGCATCCGAGCTGTGCCAAGGCCGGGGCGAGCCGGCCCCTTCTATACTCAGCGGGCCGGAGCCGGATTAGCCCGGGAGAGCCGTATCCTTTACACCCGCCCGAGCGCGCTGCGCGTCGCCTTTCAGGCCACCTGTCGCTGCTGGAGCCGGTTCAAAGGACGCTCCATTCTGCGCGGGGCCGACGGGAATTCAAACAAACAGAGAACAGATGCCCCGGCCGCCCCCCTGGCGGGCtccccaggccctccccagccagggacccatcgtggagggaggggagccgGCTCCGTGCCGACCCACCCCCGCGGTGCCCTGGGGAGACGCACGCacgaagggcgggggggggggctcaggctccCCCCGTCCCCTCGCGGCACAACCGGCCAGGGAATTGGGACACCCAAGCGTCCAGCGCGGCCCAGGCTCTGGCCGGGACCGACCCACTGTCCGCTCGCAGCCCAGGGACCCCGGCCGCGACGGGACCCGCTCAGCCCCGGGCGAGAGGAACGTGGCGCAGCCCTCGGAGCTCGGCCTAGCCACGGAGCGGGGCTGCCCAGGACGGCTCGGGGAGCGCCACGGGACCGCCCCCAGCTAGCCTGGAGCGAAACCAGATTCATCGGGGAACCCACAACAGCCCCTGGCACCGCCCAGCGAGCCTGTAAACACGGGCCGAGCGACAGAGACTTCACCAGCCCGCTGGCTTTAGCACCgtagccctggggggagggggggacccccCCACTCATCGCCTCCGTGTTGTCCCACCTGAGCTTCACTCCAGCCAAGCCGCtgaggctgcccctccccgcccccacctggaGAGGACTCAGCTGTTCGGCCCCACCCCATGCTAAGTAGCGGCTGATGGGTGGGTGGAGCCGGACAACTCGCAGTTTGGTAGAGGCTCGTGTCCGGCAAGTGCAGGGCAAAGGGGCTGAGCCGTGCGGGATTGGTCCGCTCCCTAACAGGGTCAccagccagtcgatcgggatctgcaggtagatcttggagtctgaCGGGATCCTAACAGGCTTGGCCAAGAGGTTGCAAGCCCAGCACTTCAGCCCCCccctgcgcatctcctgccctctgccttggagctgccccctcccgagtctctgcttgctgggcagggtgcTGATGCCAAGatacccccccctcccatcctgtctccacagagcagggagggggcacagcaggacgtGGGATGGaggttgctggctgcttttgggagtggggccgggggtgagcctgccttagcccctcggcaccccccacccaggagccacctgaggtaagcagggcccagctggtacCCACAtcgtgaaccccctcctgtaccccaagcccctgcccaccccaagctcagagcccctcttgtactccaaatcccttaatccaagaccagagcctgcaccccagccctctggcccagcctggtgaaagggagggagagagcaggggcggggcctcagaaggggcggggccagggtatttgggtttgaggtagatctaaGCTtctacttaaattcaaaaagtgatcctgTGCTTAGagaggttggagacccctgcgcGAACACAAGGGGCGAGTAGAGGCCTTGACTTTTTACCGTCTGGTGTAAAGCAAGaagagcttgggggaagggaggcatggcaggcagcgggggctagtggctATAGATCTGGATGGCAGGCAAGGAGCCCCAGCTTCGATCCGGGGCTCAGACCAACTCAGTGACACCTCAAGGAACGCAGgacgtgcctcggtttccctcgcTGTGAAACGGAGCGGGTAGCGTTCCCTTACCTGCCCTGCAGGGGATGGATAGGTCCCACCGGAGTGCGGAGAGTCAATGGGAAGCTGCAGCAGTTGTGACGAAGCCGGTGGCTGCGGAGGGGTTGGCAGCAGGCTTGCGGGGTACCGCCGAAGGCAAGAGGCCACAATCCCCCAGGACAGAAGCTGGGGTGTTCCAGGCTTGTGGGGGTCCCTGTGGAATCTGGGCATCACAACTCGGGGATTAcctccagcttccccagccactggcctctgcctgccacCCAGCCACACATCCTCCGACGGGCCCCTGCTGCTTGGTCCTCCGTGctcgccctccctcccctctgctcctaaGAGCACTGGAGACTCGACTGTGCTGCCCACTGCCTGCTTCTGTGCCCatcaggcccctcccccagccagcagaaGGCAGCCACTGGGGGTGGCACATCCCAGTGGTGAGCAGGGCACCCCACAGAGGACAGGCAGCTGGGGAGTCCGTCAAAGCGGCAGCAGGTGGAGCCATCCCAGCTTCCCATACAGCCCCCCTTTaacacctctctgcccccaacctccttgCCAGAGTCAGCCC
The genomic region above belongs to Pelodiscus sinensis isolate JC-2024 chromosome 18, ASM4963464v1, whole genome shotgun sequence and contains:
- the MYLK2 gene encoding myosin light chain kinase 2, skeletal/cardiac muscle; translated protein: MDAAEGSPERPLQSGAPEASPEPAEMPQGLEGTAGPSGTATVPPEGALLGQSSGPGPSVQEGAAPGGAESGTGPSAPATSQPPASEGEEAEPGEKGPQAKEKAAATAGPEHQRQPQPPAPQRSLSCPVSSQRPEEQLWVAEEAPLAEEATAAEAAPATEEATAAEAAPATEEATTAEEATAAEAAPATEEATAAEEAPAAGAEKSPQGPATPAEEASALPAEPSLAEVPGPASDAPGDQSRLEETPASGEPCPASSTGDVTLAEPPSLGPLPQPASDEIPAEPSSTEQPHPASASPGTAGHQPPLPDEEMEPPPSPYLTPDFGKEDPFQILDDVPPPPAPFTHRIVALKSGTVNSMFSINTKEMLGGGKFGEVRTCTERGTGLKLAAKIIKKQNPKDKEMALLEIEVMNQLNHQNLIQLYEAIETPREIVLFMEFVEGGELFERIIDEDYHLTEVDCMVFVRQICDGITFMHQMRVLHLDLKPENILCVASTGHMVKIIDFGLARRYNPREKLKVNFGTPEFLSPEVVNYDQVSYSTDMWSLGVITYMLLSGLSPFLGDNDAETLNNVLAAGWYFDEEAFEGISDEAKDFVSNLIIKQKSARMSAARCLQHPWLNGLAEKAKRCNRRLKSQVLLRKYVMRRRWKKNFIGVCAANRFKKISSSGSLTALGV